The following coding sequences lie in one Paenibacillus durus ATCC 35681 genomic window:
- a CDS encoding metallophosphoesterase yields the protein MAKVYFTSDHHFGHKAIIDYESRPFENTEQMNESMIASWNDTVGQEDQVFHLGDFSYLGKEETSQILSRLNGYKTLILGNHDRDRSRSWWLDAGFQEVSGNGIIYKDFFLLTHEPLYMNRHMPYVNIHGHIHGQKYEGINHFNVSVEHWNYKPVSFEAIMEVLASQQESSGSPRPKVD from the coding sequence ATGGCAAAAGTCTATTTCACATCGGATCATCATTTTGGGCATAAAGCCATTATTGATTATGAATCCCGGCCGTTCGAGAATACGGAGCAGATGAATGAATCGATGATTGCGAGCTGGAACGATACGGTTGGGCAAGAGGACCAGGTATTTCATCTGGGGGATTTTTCTTATTTGGGGAAAGAGGAGACAAGCCAAATATTGTCCCGGCTGAACGGTTATAAGACGCTGATTCTGGGCAATCATGACCGCGACCGTTCCCGCAGTTGGTGGCTGGATGCCGGATTTCAGGAAGTGAGCGGGAACGGCATTATTTATAAGGATTTTTTTCTGCTTACCCATGAGCCTTTGTACATGAATCGGCATATGCCGTACGTAAATATCCACGGACATATCCATGGGCAAAAATACGAAGGGATCAACCATTTCAATGTCAGCGTGGAGCACTGGAATTATAAGCCGGTATCATTTGAAGCCATCATGGAAGTCTTGGCCTCACAACAGGAATCGAGTGGGAGTCCCCGGCCGAAAGTTGATTAA
- a CDS encoding YraN family protein, translating to MNELNELSGKAGNYAKSDEACYNRKQKGRAAEEAAVLYLSAKGYAIVERNWRCRTGEIDIIAEQGGRLVFVEVRSRSGNLTQGTPEESVDARKIDQVRRTAGVYMHANHQGERLVSFDVITVRLNRDLSIVSLNHICEAF from the coding sequence ATGAACGAATTGAATGAGCTCAGCGGGAAGGCTGGGAATTACGCCAAGAGTGATGAAGCTTGTTATAACCGCAAGCAAAAAGGCAGAGCGGCCGAAGAAGCGGCCGTGCTTTACCTCTCGGCCAAAGGCTATGCCATTGTGGAGCGCAACTGGCGCTGCCGGACGGGAGAGATCGACATTATTGCCGAGCAGGGCGGCCGCCTCGTTTTTGTCGAAGTACGCAGCCGAAGCGGGAACCTGACGCAGGGAACCCCGGAGGAATCGGTAGATGCCCGCAAGATAGACCAGGTGCGGCGGACAGCGGGGGTGTACATGCATGCCAATCATCAAGGCGAACGCCTCGTGTCTTTTGATGTCATTACCGTAAGGTTAAACCGGGATTTAAGTATCGTTTCGCTCAATCATATTTGCGAGGCGTTCTAA
- a CDS encoding EscU/YscU/HrcU family type III secretion system export apparatus switch protein produces MKDSPDELLYSMKKAVALKYVPGKTEAPVVVAKGRGNIAEAILEKAKENGVPVQEDAALVEVLSKLDLDQQIPPELYHLVAEILSYVYRSDAAAGTREWDERIE; encoded by the coding sequence ATGAAAGATTCTCCCGATGAACTCCTATACAGCATGAAAAAAGCGGTGGCGCTCAAATACGTGCCGGGGAAGACCGAAGCTCCGGTCGTTGTCGCCAAGGGACGGGGAAACATTGCCGAAGCGATCTTGGAGAAGGCAAAAGAAAACGGGGTTCCCGTCCAGGAGGATGCCGCGTTAGTCGAGGTGCTCTCCAAGCTTGATCTCGACCAGCAAATACCGCCCGAATTATATCACCTTGTAGCTGAAATATTAAGTTATGTCTACCGCAGTGATGCCGCTGCCGGAACCAGGGAATGGGATGAACGAATTGAATGA
- a CDS encoding ribonuclease HII, with protein sequence MDIDMLFYEKEGWEQSYCRIAGVDEVGRGCLFGDVVAAAVILPEGLIIEGVDDSKKLTAKKREALYDLIMEQALAVSVGHVDSSMIDEINIKQASRLAMKKAVEGLGILPDYMLIDAEKIDLPLPQRAIIKGDANSQSIAAASIVAKVTRDRLCEGSWEDLYPDYGIAIHKGYATKLHRERIVTLGPTPMHRRSFLGRILVEQPALF encoded by the coding sequence ATGGATATCGATATGCTATTCTATGAAAAAGAGGGCTGGGAGCAGTCCTACTGCCGCATTGCCGGGGTGGACGAGGTAGGCAGAGGCTGTCTGTTCGGCGACGTGGTTGCGGCTGCGGTCATTTTGCCGGAGGGTCTGATTATCGAGGGAGTAGACGACTCCAAAAAGCTGACGGCCAAAAAACGCGAAGCGCTGTACGATTTAATTATGGAGCAGGCGCTGGCTGTCAGTGTGGGGCATGTGGACTCTTCCATGATTGATGAAATCAATATCAAGCAGGCTTCAAGGCTGGCTATGAAAAAAGCGGTTGAAGGTCTGGGCATCCTGCCCGATTATATGCTGATTGACGCGGAAAAGATCGATCTCCCTCTGCCGCAGCGGGCAATTATCAAAGGGGATGCCAACAGTCAATCGATCGCGGCGGCGTCCATCGTAGCTAAAGTGACCCGCGACAGGCTGTGCGAAGGATCATGGGAGGACTTGTATCCGGATTACGGGATTGCGATACATAAAGGTTATGCGACAAAGCTTCACCGCGAGCGGATTGTAACGCTGGGGCCGACGCCGATGCATCGGCGCAGCTTTTTGGGGAGAATCCTGGTGGAGCAGCCTGCATTATTTTAG
- the ylqF gene encoding ribosome biogenesis GTPase YlqF, translated as MTIQWFPGHMTKARRQIEDKLKLIDVAIELLDARLPLSSRNPMIDDILRDKPRLIILNKSDLADPEMNRQWLAFFKREGHAAHLVDASTGNGVKEIPDQVKLLLKEKIDKQIAKGMNPRAMRALIVGIPNVGKSTLINRMAGRNIAATGDRPGVTKGQQWIKTGGNLELLDTPGILWPKFEDQQVGYRLAITGAIREEILNVEDIAFYAVKYLLRDYGDRFRERYGIDKLPEDLENPDEIVAVMEAVGRKRGCLVSGGRVDLEKASRTLLHELRAGKLGRFTLEAPDTKG; from the coding sequence GTGACCATACAATGGTTTCCGGGTCATATGACGAAGGCCAGACGGCAAATCGAGGATAAATTGAAGCTCATTGACGTTGCTATAGAACTGCTCGATGCCCGTCTTCCGCTGTCCAGCCGCAATCCGATGATTGACGATATTTTGCGGGATAAGCCGCGGCTTATTATTTTGAACAAAAGCGATCTGGCCGACCCCGAGATGAACCGGCAGTGGCTTGCTTTTTTCAAGAGAGAGGGGCATGCCGCGCATCTCGTCGACGCCTCGACCGGTAACGGAGTCAAGGAAATTCCGGATCAGGTCAAGCTTCTGCTCAAAGAAAAGATCGACAAGCAGATCGCCAAAGGGATGAATCCGCGGGCAATGCGGGCGCTCATCGTCGGCATTCCCAATGTGGGCAAATCTACGCTGATCAACCGGATGGCCGGCCGCAACATCGCAGCTACGGGCGACCGTCCGGGCGTAACGAAGGGACAGCAGTGGATCAAGACGGGAGGCAACCTTGAGCTTCTCGATACCCCGGGGATATTATGGCCGAAGTTCGAGGATCAGCAGGTCGGTTACCGGCTGGCGATTACCGGAGCGATTCGCGAGGAGATTCTCAATGTGGAAGACATCGCGTTCTATGCGGTCAAATATTTGCTGCGGGACTACGGTGACAGATTCCGGGAGCGCTACGGGATTGACAAGCTTCCAGAGGATCTGGAGAACCCGGACGAAATTGTGGCGGTCATGGAAGCGGTGGGCCGTAAGCGCGGCTGCCTTGTCAGCGGAGGTAGAGTGGATCTTGAGAAGGCTTCCCGTACTCTGCTGCATGAGCTGCGTGCCGGCAAGCTGGGTCGGTTCACGCTGGAGGCTCCGGACACCAAAGGCTAA
- the lepB gene encoding signal peptidase I → MQQDLQQGQDEGENQASQVPPKQKNEALEWVKAIAIALILVFLIRWLLFKPFIVDGPSMKPNFHTGERVIVNEILYDFRSPQRGEVIVFHVPSEGRDFIKRVIAVAGDTVKVEGDVVTVNGKKVDEPYIQGAIDQAHKNNQLYNNKNFPNEEIKDGVVPEGHIFAMGDNRSDSTDSRMIGYIPLGDIVGRADVIFWPVSDMEWIKH, encoded by the coding sequence ATGCAGCAGGATTTACAGCAGGGACAAGACGAGGGTGAGAATCAGGCTTCGCAGGTTCCGCCTAAGCAAAAGAATGAAGCGTTGGAATGGGTAAAAGCGATCGCGATCGCTTTAATACTGGTTTTTCTGATTCGTTGGCTGTTATTCAAACCGTTTATTGTGGACGGACCCTCCATGAAGCCGAACTTCCATACCGGCGAGCGGGTAATCGTCAATGAAATTCTGTATGACTTCCGGTCCCCGCAGCGGGGCGAAGTTATTGTATTTCACGTGCCTTCCGAAGGCAGGGATTTCATCAAGCGGGTTATCGCCGTAGCCGGGGATACCGTAAAAGTTGAAGGCGACGTAGTAACTGTAAACGGCAAAAAGGTAGACGAGCCCTACATACAGGGAGCAATCGACCAAGCGCATAAGAACAACCAGCTATACAACAACAAGAACTTCCCTAACGAGGAAATTAAGGACGGAGTCGTGCCTGAAGGCCATATATTCGCTATGGGGGACAACCGTTCCGACAGCACGGACAGCCGGATGATCGGCTATATTCCGCTCGGCGATATCGTCGGCCGGGCCGATGTAATTTTCTGGCCGGTGTCGGATATGGAATGGATTAAGCATTAG
- the rplS gene encoding 50S ribosomal protein L19, which produces MNILQEITQEQLRKDIPSFRPGDTLKVHVKVIEGSRERIQLFEGVVIKRRGGGISETFTVRKISYGVGVERTFPINSPKIDKIEVTRHGKVRRAKLYYLRELRGKAARIKEIRR; this is translated from the coding sequence ATGAATATTTTGCAAGAAATTACACAAGAACAGCTCCGCAAAGATATCCCGAGCTTTCGCCCTGGCGACACTTTGAAAGTGCACGTTAAGGTCATCGAGGGAAGCCGCGAACGTATTCAGCTGTTCGAAGGCGTTGTAATCAAACGCCGCGGTGGCGGAATCAGCGAGACTTTTACGGTTCGTAAAATTTCTTACGGCGTTGGTGTGGAAAGAACATTCCCAATCAACTCGCCTAAGATTGACAAAATCGAAGTAACTCGCCATGGTAAAGTTCGCCGCGCTAAGCTGTACTACCTGCGTGAACTGCGTGGTAAAGCCGCAAGAATTAAAGAGATTCGTCGCTAA
- a CDS encoding DUF4097 family beta strand repeat-containing protein → MRKSMKKVTMAALLAALLLAGCTPLPGKSADSASNEMETSMQDIGEAAKTFGETVQQNAGEIAGSAAQTIEDTADHVSDQLKFGRITKELSTQSPVGSASALVLDNSVGDIEVKPGRGADLKVTATIISYNTLGKKDDSQHILDNAEVSIRESNGALKVNTHPQDKPDTDFWSWASRTYGTSDFSISYIIEIPASINRYDIKGDVGKIKLHELTGTYHISSDVGSVSVEDAHITGKSSISTDTGSISLGIAEMDRSSSLTANTDVGSISAALKQSVSCTLDADTDLGRVSGVPSGKSDINGGGPLLSLSSSVGAINVTK, encoded by the coding sequence TTGAGAAAAAGTATGAAGAAAGTGACAATGGCTGCCCTACTTGCGGCGCTGCTTCTGGCAGGCTGTACACCGCTTCCAGGGAAGTCGGCGGACAGCGCGAGCAACGAGATGGAGACCTCCATGCAGGACATCGGGGAGGCAGCGAAGACATTCGGCGAGACCGTTCAGCAAAACGCCGGGGAGATAGCGGGTAGCGCCGCGCAAACGATTGAAGACACTGCGGATCATGTATCGGATCAGCTCAAGTTTGGAAGAATCACCAAAGAACTCTCCACCCAGAGTCCAGTCGGTTCGGCATCGGCGCTTGTGCTGGATAATTCGGTAGGCGATATTGAAGTCAAGCCAGGCCGTGGAGCCGACTTAAAAGTCACCGCAACGATCATTTCTTACAATACGCTTGGCAAAAAAGACGACAGTCAGCACATTTTAGACAACGCCGAAGTATCCATTCGGGAGAGTAACGGCGCACTGAAAGTGAACACTCATCCCCAAGATAAGCCTGACACCGATTTTTGGTCATGGGCAAGCAGAACGTACGGCACCTCGGATTTCAGCATCTCATACATTATTGAAATTCCCGCAAGCATTAACCGGTATGACATTAAGGGCGATGTCGGAAAAATCAAGCTTCATGAATTAACGGGCACCTATCACATCTCCAGCGATGTCGGAAGTGTAAGTGTTGAAGACGCACATATTACGGGGAAATCCAGCATAAGCACCGACACCGGCAGCATTTCACTTGGTATTGCCGAAATGGATCGCAGCTCCTCCCTCACAGCCAACACTGATGTAGGCAGCATAAGCGCAGCCTTGAAGCAATCGGTGAGCTGCACCCTTGATGCGGATACCGATCTCGGCCGCGTCTCAGGAGTGCCCTCTGGCAAAAGCGATATCAATGGAGGCGGGCCGCTCCTCTCCCTCTCCTCATCCGTTGGTGCGATCAACGTAACGAAATAG
- a CDS encoding Ig-like domain-containing protein — MINLFDNNDTNDYEFLLNHVGTDVYVNESAQPVKALITNTNLEQNYDDKKISSLSPLNRGDIVLFGDKKYMIISEINGQRYNKFKGIMRWLPHTIVVNSECRFSTLNCYITVGNLSIAAGQVLSIPDGNITVFCTDYCRDLELKIDARFLLYGQAFKVTGIDRFSMPGMLILSCEKDSINTVSDDLVNGIAGGLACPVDIVSESAELFVGASTQLAYTSTKGAPVTFTSSDEGIAVVDATGLVTGINEGSATITVYNATNDRISDAIAIDVVAPPDSFTITITNDTSTPNEIKTNMTKTYNAVVYRGATLDEFETVTWSLYADDQVSTTTLAIITSQDARICKVKNNGASSGYVQLKAILASDNTVLAWIRIRMRPLL; from the coding sequence TTGATTAATTTATTCGATAATAATGATACAAACGACTATGAATTCCTACTTAACCACGTGGGAACGGATGTTTATGTCAACGAGTCAGCACAGCCTGTAAAAGCTCTAATCACGAATACGAATCTTGAACAAAATTATGATGATAAAAAGATTTCTTCTCTTTCGCCTCTTAACCGGGGCGATATTGTTTTGTTTGGAGATAAAAAGTACATGATTATATCTGAAATCAACGGACAGCGTTACAACAAATTTAAAGGAATCATGCGCTGGCTACCACATACCATTGTCGTCAATTCCGAATGCCGTTTTTCCACTCTGAATTGTTATATAACTGTAGGGAATTTAAGCATTGCTGCTGGACAGGTACTATCTATCCCGGATGGGAATATAACTGTTTTTTGTACAGATTATTGTAGGGATTTGGAGCTTAAAATAGATGCCAGATTCCTACTATATGGTCAGGCGTTCAAGGTGACAGGAATAGACCGCTTCAGCATGCCTGGAATGCTTATTCTTAGTTGTGAAAAGGATTCCATCAACACGGTGAGCGATGACTTGGTTAATGGAATTGCTGGAGGATTAGCCTGCCCTGTAGACATTGTGAGCGAATCAGCAGAATTATTCGTGGGAGCTTCAACACAGTTGGCCTACACAAGCACTAAGGGCGCTCCTGTGACGTTTACAAGCTCAGACGAAGGAATTGCTGTGGTTGATGCTACAGGGCTTGTAACGGGTATTAATGAAGGTTCAGCTACGATTACCGTTTATAATGCGACAAATGACCGAATTAGCGATGCCATTGCCATTGATGTAGTAGCGCCACCGGATTCCTTTACGATAACCATTACAAATGATACGTCAACGCCAAATGAGATTAAAACCAATATGACCAAGACTTACAACGCTGTAGTATATCGTGGGGCAACATTGGATGAATTCGAAACTGTAACATGGAGTCTATATGCTGATGACCAAGTGAGTACAACAACACTGGCGATTATCACGAGCCAAGATGCAAGAATATGCAAGGTGAAGAATAATGGTGCATCGAGTGGATATGTACAATTAAAGGCGATTTTAGCTAGCGATAACACGGTTCTAGCATGGATTAGAATTCGGATGAGACCGCTATTATAG
- a CDS encoding stalk domain-containing protein, whose translation MKRFRWLAILLTLTVVFSSLGSVVSADSSRTLVFYDAKRIVFDKDPIYYNGTMLVQVGPIIKAFGLSASYEKSTKTTTVSNTSTNTSFTFTIGSKTAWVNGKKTALNIAPKIIEGYTFVPLKFIATASNHSFVLDNNSSRIYIGPFDFSTKDPYKEIEWGRTIADVKKAENKTLLHSFTGANSAKTLMYRVYLGNDMLPAQLWYQFDLTGKLRDMYYFTEGDEYPGDQYRLFNQLISDMDSTYKPTSEDDNMLWKNEYTEEIYDDMYGFDYDTKIGTALLYKDLVLIKNYEYRDISISVQMKNAGSVNKPKYKVSILYGIQE comes from the coding sequence ATGAAGAGATTTAGATGGTTAGCTATTTTACTTACTCTAACTGTGGTTTTTAGTTCACTCGGAAGTGTAGTATCAGCAGACTCAAGCAGGACTTTAGTATTTTATGATGCTAAAAGAATAGTTTTCGACAAAGATCCAATTTATTACAATGGAACTATGTTAGTTCAGGTAGGACCAATTATAAAAGCATTCGGTTTATCTGCTTCTTACGAAAAAAGCACAAAAACCACGACTGTCTCTAACACTTCTACTAATACATCATTTACATTTACCATTGGTAGCAAGACAGCATGGGTAAATGGGAAAAAAACAGCCCTAAATATTGCACCAAAAATTATTGAAGGTTATACATTTGTTCCACTAAAATTCATAGCAACAGCAAGTAATCATAGTTTCGTCCTTGATAACAATTCCAGTAGGATATACATTGGACCATTTGATTTTAGTACCAAAGATCCCTATAAAGAAATCGAATGGGGTAGAACCATTGCAGACGTAAAAAAAGCAGAAAACAAAACTCTTCTCCATTCTTTTACTGGTGCAAATAGTGCAAAAACATTAATGTATAGAGTTTATCTTGGTAATGATATGTTACCTGCACAATTATGGTACCAGTTTGATTTAACTGGAAAGTTAAGAGATATGTATTATTTCACTGAAGGAGATGAATACCCTGGTGATCAATACAGACTCTTTAATCAATTAATATCTGACATGGATAGTACATACAAACCAACTAGCGAAGATGATAATATGCTATGGAAAAATGAGTACACAGAAGAGATTTATGATGATATGTATGGCTTTGATTATGATACTAAGATAGGAACAGCACTACTATATAAGGATTTAGTATTAATAAAAAATTATGAATATCGTGATATATCAATTTCCGTTCAAATGAAAAACGCAGGTTCCGTAAATAAACCAAAATACAAAGTTTCAATTCTGTATGGTATACAAGAATAA
- a CDS encoding phage portal protein, translating into MYDNKDKWFVEEVNRVSNQQRINEILDIKEYLSGKHEILQKPSYNYNGQVYEPRKIVLQYAKTILNFSVGYVMSNPVTLTGDKAVTDAFKCVYKRGKYNQIDYDVLDKMTKYGYVAEYVYLDDKQEIKSKLLDPADCFPVFDHHNEYTALIEHYCVDNVSYYNLYLPDRVEEWNDKGGNLRMTGSSNNPAGLPILYHNQCEIGNLGRSDLLDILPILDNMEDLLSKAVDGYYHHISGIPVLKGQQLKGDGLPKDIIGGGIVLDDNADFFFANNEFDHQAFETLYKTLTSSLLDIAHVPAISMSKTDVSNLSEVSIRLLFSLADTKGALNSKFLREGMEQRFEKIRELLRGKGLAFSDDEYDTLGIVFQFARPSNDKEIVDNLKVLKEIDGMSLESIVERNPYVTDVQGELTRIQSENR; encoded by the coding sequence TTGTACGATAATAAAGATAAATGGTTTGTAGAGGAAGTAAACAGAGTTTCAAATCAGCAGAGGATTAATGAGATTCTTGATATCAAAGAGTACCTGAGTGGAAAACATGAAATTTTACAGAAGCCGAGTTACAATTATAATGGTCAGGTATACGAACCCCGTAAAATTGTACTCCAATACGCCAAGACAATTCTTAACTTTAGCGTAGGATATGTGATGAGTAATCCTGTGACACTTACAGGTGATAAAGCTGTTACAGACGCATTCAAATGTGTCTATAAACGTGGCAAATACAATCAGATTGATTATGATGTGCTTGATAAGATGACCAAATATGGATATGTCGCGGAATATGTCTATCTGGATGACAAGCAAGAAATCAAATCTAAACTCCTTGATCCTGCCGATTGCTTCCCTGTGTTTGACCATCACAATGAGTATACAGCATTGATTGAACATTATTGTGTAGATAACGTGAGTTATTATAATTTGTATTTGCCAGATAGGGTTGAGGAATGGAACGATAAGGGCGGCAATTTACGGATGACGGGGAGTTCCAACAATCCTGCTGGATTGCCTATCCTATACCATAATCAATGTGAGATTGGGAACCTTGGGCGCTCTGATTTGTTGGACATTCTCCCCATCTTGGACAATATGGAAGACTTGCTTAGTAAAGCTGTAGATGGCTACTATCACCATATCTCAGGTATCCCAGTCCTCAAAGGCCAGCAGCTTAAAGGTGACGGATTACCAAAGGATATTATTGGTGGTGGTATTGTGCTTGATGATAATGCAGATTTCTTCTTCGCCAATAATGAATTTGACCATCAAGCATTTGAGACGTTGTATAAGACATTGACAAGCTCATTGCTTGATATTGCCCATGTGCCAGCAATCAGCATGAGCAAAACAGATGTCAGCAACTTGAGCGAGGTCTCTATTCGTCTCCTGTTCTCGTTAGCGGATACGAAAGGCGCTTTGAATAGCAAATTTTTACGTGAAGGCATGGAACAACGGTTTGAGAAGATTAGAGAGTTATTGAGGGGTAAGGGACTTGCATTTTCCGACGACGAATATGATACATTGGGTATTGTATTCCAATTTGCTAGACCATCGAACGATAAGGAAATAGTGGATAATCTGAAGGTGTTGAAAGAGATTGATGGTATGAGTCTGGAAAGCATTGTGGAGAGAAATCCTTATGTGACAGACGTTCAAGGCGAGTTGACAAGGATTCAGAGTGAGAATAGATAA
- a CDS encoding DNA packaging protein, which yields MFAKLKRMNDHLPRSKYDAFPSVVRDNRDELVFDNGSTIRSTTTGNKDLGRGMNLMYVLLSEAAFYDDLNGILLSLEPALQKTERSKIVLESTANGFNDFQKLYDRANKELSKYKAFFFPFYASAYEKQFAYDIQEAVKWYRANNKGQRMSAKDLSTEQKQLHAAGCSLNMLMWRDYILQDKDKNQFYQEYPATDIQAFINTGQSVFDQTKIAEQINYILPPLPKDELGHIPDLLKQYIGKGLEIFRLPKQKQRMFAGVDVASGSGNDYSTMSVFGADGQQYASFYRNDIPVYKFAEIVREIGLFFNYAFIVIERNGFGTSVLERLREGEMPYLNLFKHRHFDKGKTRLQLGWSSNTVTKNKAVTDAKEMFECQLIKIECKETLKQMQTFIEKDNKMENKSRSNHDDLVISFMLSIQGIKANKYYVEVA from the coding sequence TTGTTTGCCAAGCTTAAGCGGATGAATGATCATTTGCCCCGTTCAAAATACGATGCTTTCCCTTCCGTTGTACGTGACAATAGAGATGAACTGGTTTTTGACAACGGCAGCACTATCAGGAGTACGACAACGGGAAATAAGGATTTAGGTCGAGGCATGAACCTAATGTACGTTCTATTGTCTGAAGCGGCTTTTTACGACGATTTGAACGGCATTCTATTATCATTGGAACCAGCATTGCAAAAGACAGAGCGAAGTAAGATTGTACTTGAGTCTACAGCCAACGGATTTAATGACTTTCAAAAGCTATATGATCGGGCAAATAAGGAATTGAGTAAATATAAAGCATTCTTCTTCCCCTTTTATGCTTCCGCTTATGAAAAACAATTCGCTTATGATATTCAAGAAGCCGTGAAATGGTACAGGGCCAATAATAAAGGGCAGCGCATGAGCGCCAAAGATTTGAGTACTGAACAAAAACAGTTACATGCTGCTGGATGTAGCCTGAATATGTTGATGTGGCGTGACTACATACTACAGGACAAAGACAAAAACCAATTTTATCAAGAGTATCCTGCTACTGATATACAAGCGTTTATTAACACTGGACAATCTGTATTCGATCAAACGAAGATAGCAGAACAGATTAATTACATACTCCCTCCTTTGCCCAAGGATGAACTTGGACATATTCCAGATCTACTGAAGCAATACATAGGAAAAGGTTTAGAAATTTTTCGTTTACCGAAGCAAAAACAGAGAATGTTCGCAGGAGTAGACGTTGCATCTGGCAGCGGTAATGACTACTCAACAATGAGTGTATTCGGTGCAGATGGGCAGCAGTATGCTTCATTTTATCGAAATGATATTCCAGTTTATAAATTCGCTGAAATAGTCCGAGAGATTGGGCTGTTTTTTAATTACGCCTTTATTGTCATTGAAAGGAACGGTTTTGGAACATCAGTGCTTGAGCGATTGCGTGAAGGTGAAATGCCATATCTAAATCTGTTCAAGCATCGTCATTTCGACAAAGGTAAGACAAGGCTGCAATTAGGCTGGAGTAGCAACACTGTTACGAAAAATAAAGCTGTGACGGATGCAAAGGAAATGTTTGAATGTCAATTAATAAAAATTGAATGTAAGGAAACGCTGAAGCAGATGCAAACCTTTATTGAAAAGGACAACAAAATGGAGAACAAATCCCGATCTAATCATGATGATTTGGTTATATCGTTTATGCTTTCGATTCAAGGAATAAAAGCAAATAAATATTACGTTGAGGTGGCTTAA